A window of the Streptomyces finlayi genome harbors these coding sequences:
- a CDS encoding IS4 family transposase encodes MGHLGELTQVVPFDLVDEALASAGGLQQRVRRLPSRVVVYLLLAGALFTGLGWTGIWSRLTASLPAPLPVPAGSSITAAMRRVGPKPLKALFDLVKGPAAVTATQTTRFAGRLVVAIDGTQLALPDTPANLAVFPKAKAGQNGPSGYPMLRLVTLVACGTRTLMDAVFGTDATGELTYARDLITTAGTTGALRPGTLLLGDRNFSATAFVRTVASTGADFLIRAKTHSTALKLPILRRLPDGTFLSRIGEVTVRVIDATITLAPTDGADKRPATHSTYRLVTSLLDPDEAPATALVRLYRERWEIETSYCELKSTILGGRVLRGRYPAAVTQETWALLVAYQALRTAMSDAVLHRPNIDPDRTAFTIALNTARDQIIRAAGIIPHTRIDLVGRIGTAILNGLLPARRDRSRPRVKKRAISSKYRAVGRNIDHRTHRTTVHIEINALPSPPDG; translated from the coding sequence GTGGGGCACTTGGGCGAGTTGACCCAGGTTGTCCCGTTCGATCTAGTCGACGAGGCACTCGCATCCGCAGGTGGTCTGCAGCAGCGGGTTCGACGGCTGCCGTCGCGGGTGGTGGTCTACCTCCTGCTCGCAGGCGCACTGTTCACCGGGCTCGGCTGGACCGGGATCTGGTCCCGGCTGACCGCCTCACTGCCCGCGCCGCTGCCCGTGCCAGCGGGTTCATCGATCACGGCCGCGATGCGACGGGTCGGCCCCAAACCATTGAAAGCACTGTTCGACCTGGTCAAAGGCCCCGCAGCGGTGACCGCGACACAGACGACACGGTTCGCGGGCAGGCTGGTCGTCGCGATCGACGGAACCCAGCTCGCCCTGCCGGACACACCCGCGAACCTCGCGGTGTTCCCCAAGGCGAAGGCAGGACAGAACGGGCCGTCCGGATACCCGATGCTGCGCCTGGTCACGCTGGTGGCCTGCGGGACCCGAACCCTCATGGACGCCGTCTTCGGCACCGACGCGACCGGCGAGCTGACCTACGCCCGAGACCTGATCACCACCGCGGGCACGACCGGAGCACTACGGCCCGGGACGCTGCTTCTGGGTGACCGGAACTTCTCAGCCACCGCCTTCGTGCGCACGGTCGCGTCCACGGGCGCGGACTTCCTCATCCGCGCCAAGACCCACAGCACCGCGCTCAAGCTGCCGATCCTGCGTCGTCTGCCCGACGGAACGTTCCTGTCCCGCATAGGCGAAGTCACCGTCCGCGTCATCGACGCCACCATCACCCTCGCCCCCACCGACGGCGCCGACAAGCGTCCCGCCACCCACAGCACCTACCGGCTCGTCACCAGTCTGCTCGACCCCGACGAGGCACCCGCCACCGCTCTGGTCAGGCTCTACCGCGAACGCTGGGAGATCGAGACCAGCTACTGCGAGCTGAAATCGACCATCCTCGGCGGCAGAGTCCTGCGCGGCCGCTACCCGGCAGCCGTCACCCAGGAAACCTGGGCGCTTCTGGTCGCCTACCAGGCACTACGCACCGCGATGAGCGACGCCGTCCTGCACCGGCCCAACATCGACCCCGACCGCACCGCATTCACCATCGCGCTGAACACGGCACGTGACCAGATCATCCGTGCCGCCGGCATCATCCCCCACACCAGGATCGACCTCGTCGGCCGGATCGGCACCGCCATACTCAACGGCCTCCTACCCGCCCGCCGAGACCGGTCCCGGCCCCGCGTGAAGAAACGAGCGATCAGCTCCAAGTACCGCGCCGTCGGCCGCAACATCGACCACCGCACCCACAGGACCACCGTCCACATCGAGATCAACGCATTGCCAAGCCCACCGGACGGCTAA